The nucleotide sequence GCGGCCTCGTCCACGATGCGTTCCAGGAATTCGTCGTTGATGAAGGGGATGATGGGCGCGGCCAGCACGCCCACCGGGATGCCCGCGTCGGCCAGCTTGCGCACGGCCTGCAGGCGCTTCCAGGGTGCCGAGGCGCGCGGCTCCAGGGCCCGCGACAAGCCGGCGTCCAGCGACGTGATGCTGATGTACACCGCCACCAGCCTGCGGCGCGCAAGCGCCTGCAGCAGGTCCAGGTCCCGTTCGATCAGGGCATTCTTGGTGACGATGGTCAAGGGATGGCCGGTTTCCAGCAGCACTTCGATGACGCCGCGCGTCAGCCGCCAACTGCGCTCGATAGGCTGGTACACGTCCGTGGCCGAGCCGATATTGATGGGCTCCACCCGGTAGCCCGGCCGGGCGAGTTCCGCCCGCAAGGCATCGACGGCATTGGCCTTGGCGATCAGGCGGGTTTCGAAATCCAGGCCGGGCGAATAGCCGAGATAGGCATGCGTGGGCCGCGCATAGCAATACGCGCAGCCGTGTTCGCAGCCACGATAGGTATTGATGGCCCGGTCGAAGGGGACATCCGGAGAATCATTGCGAGACAGGAGCTTGCGTGCCTGCTCGACCGCGACCGTGGTGGCCAGCGAAGTCGTTTCCGACGGATCGGGCAGTTCAGCCGGATGGGACGGATCGGAAGCGGCGGCAGGATCGGCGGGATCGGCGGGTTCGGCGCGGCGGGAAGCGTCCGGCGCGGCCGCTGGGTAAATGGGGACAGAAAACTGGACCGTATCCGCGGCCAAGCGAGCGGCGCCATGAACGGGGGCTACGAGCCCAGGATCGGCCAGCGCCGGCTCATCCGCCGGATCGACCGCGCTGCGGTCATCACGCTGGAAGCGATGCCGAACATTAGTAACCGCACCCCGACCGCGCAAGGCGGCGGGGGCGGCAGCCGGGGACCCAGAACCGGCAAAAACGGAATGATCGGTACGTGCCATGAAAATACTGTACATCCATACAGTGATTTCTGGCAAGTACCCGCCGCCGTTTTTGTTGGCGACGTCCCACTTTACCGCAAGTCCGGCGGCCGCTGCAGGCTATTTCCGGCACTGTGGCTTTGCCGCAAAACCCGCATGAAATAAGGCTTTGCGGGCATCGGCGTGGTAAAAGCGGGGTCCGCGCCGGCGCGACGCGGGGACCCTCAGCGGACCATGCCGGCGGCTGCCGTCTGGTGCGTGGATTCGTCGATCAGAATGAACGCGCCGGTGGCCGCGACCTCGTCGTAGCGATCGATGACCAAGGGCTCGCGCGTGGCGATGCGGACCTTGCCGATGTCGTTCATCGACAGCGTGCCGTCCGCGCCATCGACCTCGCGCAGCTCGTGAATGTCGCGGCGTGTCGCGACCTGGCGGATCTTCGCGGCGGTCAAGCGCGTGCCATGCTTCAACAGATACTTGCGCGCCGGGTTCAGGGGCTGCGCATCCAGCCAGCAGACTTCGGCCTCGAATTCTTTCTCGACGCGGGCAGGCGACGCCGCGTGCGTGAGCACGTCGCCGCGCGACACATCGACATCGCGGTCCAGCACCACAATGACGGAGTCGCCCGCCACGGCCCCCGACAGGACCCTGTCGTGGCCGCGCACTTCGGCCACGCGCGCCGCCACGCCGGAAGGCTGCACCACGACCTCGTCGCCGGGCCGCAGCGCGCCGCTGGCCACGCGGCCCGCATAGCCGCGAAAGTCCTGCGCGCTGCTGCCGTCGTGCCGCACCACCCACTGCACCGGGAAGCGCAGGGGCGCCTCGGCATCGTGTGCCGCGGGATCGAGCGATTCCAGCAGCTCCAGCAGCGGCGGGCCGTCGTACCAGGGCGCGTGGACGGACGGCGCCACCACATTGTCGCCATTCAGCGCCGACATGGGCAGCACCTTGAAATCCTGGATGCCGAGCCGCGCGGCCAGATCGGCGTAGCCGTCCCGTATGCGCTCGAAGACGGCGCGGTCCCACGCCACGAGATCCATCTTGTTCACCGCGACAATGATGTGGCGGATGCCCAGCAGCCGCGCGATCGTGCTGTGCCGCTTGGTCTGCGGCAGCAGGCGGCCGTCGGCGGCCCGCGTGGCGTCGATAAGGATCACGGCCACGTCCGCGGTGGACGCGCCGGTGACCATGTTGCGGGTGTATTGCTCATGGCCGGGCGCATCGGCCACGATGAACTTGCGCCGCGGCGTCGCGAAGTAGCGATAGGCGACATCGATCGTGATGCCCTGCTCCCGCTCCGCCTCCAGCCCGTCGGTGAGCAGCGCGAAGTCGATGCCGTCGCCCGCCACGCGCTTGTACTTGGCGCGCGCGATCGCGTCCAGCTGATCCGCGAACACGCTCTTGCTGTCGTACAGCAGGCGGCCGATGAGCGTGGACTTGCCGTCGTCGACGGAGCCCGCGGTGATCAGGCGGATCACCGCCGTTTCGCCCGTGGGCAGGAAGGATTCGTTG is from Bordetella bronchialis and encodes:
- a CDS encoding sulfate adenylyltransferase subunit 1, whose translation is MNAINESFLPTGETAVIRLITAGSVDDGKSTLIGRLLYDSKSVFADQLDAIARAKYKRVAGDGIDFALLTDGLEAEREQGITIDVAYRYFATPRRKFIVADAPGHEQYTRNMVTGASTADVAVILIDATRAADGRLLPQTKRHSTIARLLGIRHIIVAVNKMDLVAWDRAVFERIRDGYADLAARLGIQDFKVLPMSALNGDNVVAPSVHAPWYDGPPLLELLESLDPAAHDAEAPLRFPVQWVVRHDGSSAQDFRGYAGRVASGALRPGDEVVVQPSGVAARVAEVRGHDRVLSGAVAGDSVIVVLDRDVDVSRGDVLTHAASPARVEKEFEAEVCWLDAQPLNPARKYLLKHGTRLTAAKIRQVATRRDIHELREVDGADGTLSMNDIGKVRIATREPLVIDRYDEVAATGAFILIDESTHQTAAAGMVR
- a CDS encoding PA0069 family radical SAM protein — protein: MRGRGAVTNVRHRFQRDDRSAVDPADEPALADPGLVAPVHGAARLAADTVQFSVPIYPAAAPDASRRAEPADPADPAAASDPSHPAELPDPSETTSLATTVAVEQARKLLSRNDSPDVPFDRAINTYRGCEHGCAYCYARPTHAYLGYSPGLDFETRLIAKANAVDALRAELARPGYRVEPINIGSATDVYQPIERSWRLTRGVIEVLLETGHPLTIVTKNALIERDLDLLQALARRRLVAVYISITSLDAGLSRALEPRASAPWKRLQAVRKLADAGIPVGVLAAPIIPFINDEFLERIVDEAAQAGAYYASYTVVRLPWEVRPVFEQWLQAHFPDRAERVLHRIEDLREGKRNDPRFGSRMRGTGIWADLLRQRFDRAVRKAGLNRHRLQLDTQQFIPPAPFASSGAGFAHGPAPARQLGLFD